One window of Centropristis striata isolate RG_2023a ecotype Rhode Island chromosome 23, C.striata_1.0, whole genome shotgun sequence genomic DNA carries:
- the LOC131962421 gene encoding uncharacterized protein LOC131962421 translates to MSSQKETMQVLPIWELSIPLPAVLMITLTLYMMVLGIGLWIRYCLKDRCSSECSDCCPDISICEECFRFGEMCDCRLPTMRSCLAVPCSSPSCGGWDCACTCTPPECESCNCLCFEIRIK, encoded by the coding sequence ATGTCTTCTCAGAAAGAGACAATGCAAGTGTTGCCCATCTGGGAGCTTTCCATCCCTCTCCCAGCGGTGCTGATGATCACTCTGACTCTTTACATGATGGTCCTGGGGATCGGACTGTGGATCCGATACTGCCTCAAGGACCGTTGCTCTTCAGAGTGCAGTGACTGCTGTCCAGACATTTCCATATGTGAGGAGTGCTTTAGATTTGGTGAAATGTGTGACTGTCGCCTGCCAACCATGCGCTCATGTTTGGCCGTTCCGTGCTCGTCTCCTTCTTGTGGTGGGTGGGACTGTGCCTGCACCTGTACGCCTCCAGAGTGTGAGTCCTGCAACTGCCTCTGCTTCGAGATCAGAATCAAGTAA